Proteins encoded by one window of Cyclobacteriaceae bacterium:
- a CDS encoding VIT family protein codes for MITIDNYLDSHYIHRSNWLRAAVLGANDGIISISSLAIGMAAASTTRDPILLATVAGLVAGALSMAAGEYVSVSSQTDIERADIEREKEELKTMPDVELKLLAEIYERRGLKKETAMQVAKELTEADALGAHIRDELGINEVSQAKPIQAAFASGAAFTAGGILPLLVTLFAPVATMEYFLYGFTIVSLIILGAVSAKTGGSNMGKAVIRIVIWGTIAMGLSGLVGYIFGVNV; via the coding sequence ATGATTACTATTGATAACTATTTAGACAGTCATTACATACACCGAAGCAACTGGTTGCGTGCAGCAGTTTTGGGAGCAAACGATGGCATTATTTCAATCTCAAGTCTGGCTATTGGTATGGCAGCTGCAAGTACAACAAGAGACCCAATTTTATTGGCAACGGTAGCTGGCCTGGTTGCTGGTGCATTGTCGATGGCAGCAGGTGAGTATGTATCGGTAAGTTCACAAACTGATATTGAACGAGCGGATATTGAACGGGAAAAAGAAGAACTCAAAACGATGCCTGACGTAGAGCTGAAATTATTGGCTGAAATCTATGAAAGAAGGGGATTGAAAAAGGAAACGGCAATGCAGGTAGCCAAAGAATTAACCGAAGCAGATGCACTGGGTGCACACATTCGTGATGAATTGGGAATTAATGAGGTCAGTCAGGCAAAACCGATTCAGGCTGCGTTTGCATCTGGGGCAGCATTTACAGCAGGTGGAATTTTACCTTTGTTGGTAACACTATTTGCTCCAGTTGCTACGATGGAGTATTTTCTTTACGGGTTCACGATTGTATCGCTGATTATACTCGGGGCAGTCTCAGCAAAAACCGGTGGTTCAAATATGGGCAAAGCGGTAATCCGAATTGTGATCTGGGGAACCATTGCCATGGGCTTGTCCGGATTGGTTGGTTATATTTTTGGTGTCAACGTTTGA
- a CDS encoding efflux RND transporter periplasmic adaptor subunit, with product MKQYIFLLVLSALIVSCGSKENESAEALDISANPHTDELTITRAQFEAAQMQLGTIETKTFARQIKANGYIDVPPDQKASVSVKLGGFVKSVTILPGDRVAKRKVLFTLENPEFIQLQQEYLENRAQLKYLQSDYERQKALADENIASQKNFLKAESDYRVAQARVQGLEQKLNMLNVNIKSLEAGMIASVVHVYAPISGYVSKVNISLGVSVSPDEVAVELVDTDHMHAELQVFEKDVVDIRKGQKFSFRTAGSDTWYDGEVYLVGKTIETGTRTVSIHGHIHDEKNIPNLLPGMYLEAIVEVASVERPVLPTEAVVSVDDVKYALMLLEETPDKFRFQRIEVATGQFNNEWTEVVNASDIKANTKFLTKGAFNLVVE from the coding sequence ATGAAACAATATATTTTTTTATTAGTGCTGAGTGCCCTGATTGTTTCCTGTGGAAGCAAGGAAAATGAATCTGCAGAAGCGCTTGACATCAGCGCCAATCCGCATACGGATGAACTCACCATTACCCGCGCTCAATTTGAGGCAGCTCAAATGCAGTTGGGTACAATTGAGACAAAAACATTTGCCCGTCAGATAAAGGCAAATGGATACATTGATGTTCCACCTGACCAAAAGGCATCGGTGAGTGTGAAGCTGGGTGGTTTTGTTAAGTCTGTAACCATTTTACCTGGTGATCGGGTTGCAAAAAGAAAAGTTTTGTTCACGTTGGAAAATCCTGAGTTTATCCAACTTCAGCAGGAGTACCTCGAAAACCGGGCACAACTCAAGTACCTGCAATCGGATTACGAGCGACAAAAAGCGCTGGCGGATGAAAATATTGCTTCGCAGAAGAATTTCCTGAAAGCTGAATCGGATTACAGAGTGGCGCAGGCACGCGTTCAAGGGCTTGAACAAAAACTCAACATGCTGAACGTAAACATCAAATCGCTGGAGGCTGGTATGATTGCTTCAGTCGTTCATGTGTATGCACCGATTAGCGGTTACGTTTCCAAAGTGAATATTTCGTTAGGTGTTTCCGTTTCACCCGATGAAGTGGCCGTTGAGTTAGTGGATACCGATCACATGCACGCAGAGCTTCAGGTATTTGAAAAGGATGTAGTCGATATTCGGAAAGGTCAGAAGTTTTCATTCCGAACAGCAGGATCTGATACGTGGTATGATGGTGAGGTTTATCTGGTAGGCAAAACCATTGAAACGGGTACGCGTACGGTGAGTATTCATGGTCATATTCACGATGAGAAAAATATTCCAAACCTGTTACCGGGTATGTATTTAGAAGCCATTGTTGAAGTAGCCAGTGTAGAGCGACCGGTGCTTCCAACAGAAGCTGTTGTATCGGTTGATGATGTAAAGTATGCGCTTATGTTGCTGGAGGAAACACCGGATAAATTTCGATTTCAACGTATAGAAGTTGCTACGGGGCAATTCAACAATGAATGGACTGAAGTTGTGAATGCTTCTGACATTAAAGCAAATACTAAGTTTCTTACAAAAGGAGCATTTAATCTTGTTGTGGAGTGA